From one Streptomyces sp. ICC1 genomic stretch:
- a CDS encoding pyridoxal-phosphate dependent enzyme: MTHALPGYVCPEDGARADARTAPWCCPLCGGPWDLDFTPDPGVPLDPAAGPGSLWRYGPALPLTGAYGVTLAEGNTPLVPLAERVHAKLDFLMPTLSFKDRGAVMLAELARRLGPERVVADSSGNAGTAFAAYCARAGLACEVFVPEGTSAKKTEQMRAHGATVRVVPGGREAAAVAAREAADLPGVFYASHVFNPYFLHGTKTYVYEVWEALGGHLPEVLVVPVGNGTLLLGAALAIEELGRRGVRPPVLIAVQSAAVAPLASAFHAGAEDAEPVPQLPTVAEGIAIPAPPRARQILAAVRKSGGTFLTVPDDRVRAAQLDLAGRGLFVEPTAAACWAAVGPGAPGNPLHERTAVVPLCGAGAKSGLAPARA, translated from the coding sequence ATGACGCACGCACTCCCCGGCTACGTCTGCCCCGAAGACGGCGCGCGGGCGGACGCCCGGACCGCGCCCTGGTGCTGCCCCCTCTGCGGCGGGCCGTGGGACCTCGACTTCACCCCCGATCCCGGCGTCCCGCTGGACCCGGCGGCGGGCCCCGGCTCGCTCTGGCGGTACGGCCCCGCACTGCCGCTGACCGGGGCGTACGGCGTGACCCTGGCGGAGGGGAACACCCCGCTGGTGCCGCTGGCGGAACGGGTGCACGCCAAGCTCGACTTCCTGATGCCCACGCTGTCGTTCAAGGACCGGGGCGCCGTGATGCTCGCGGAGCTCGCGCGCCGGCTGGGCCCCGAGCGGGTGGTCGCGGACAGCAGCGGCAACGCCGGGACGGCGTTCGCGGCGTACTGCGCGCGGGCCGGGCTCGCCTGTGAGGTCTTCGTGCCGGAGGGCACCTCGGCGAAGAAGACGGAGCAGATGCGCGCGCACGGCGCGACGGTCCGGGTGGTGCCGGGCGGCCGCGAGGCGGCGGCGGTGGCGGCGCGCGAGGCGGCCGACCTCCCCGGGGTCTTCTACGCCAGCCACGTCTTCAACCCCTACTTCCTGCACGGCACCAAGACCTACGTCTACGAGGTGTGGGAGGCGCTCGGCGGCCACCTCCCCGAGGTGCTGGTGGTCCCCGTCGGCAACGGCACGCTGCTGCTCGGGGCCGCGCTGGCGATCGAGGAGCTGGGCCGCCGCGGGGTCCGCCCGCCGGTGTTGATCGCCGTCCAGTCGGCGGCGGTCGCCCCGCTGGCCTCGGCCTTCCACGCGGGCGCCGAGGACGCCGAACCGGTCCCGCAGCTCCCCACGGTGGCCGAGGGCATCGCGATCCCGGCCCCGCCCCGGGCCCGCCAGATCCTGGCGGCCGTCCGTAAGTCCGGCGGCACCTTCCTGACCGTCCCGGACGACCGCGTCCGCGCGGCCCAGCTCGACCTGGCCGGGCGCGGGCTCTTCGTGGAACCGACCGCCGCCGCCTGCTGGGCCGCGGTCGGCCCCGGCGCGCCCGGCAACCCCCTCCACGAGCGCACCGCCGTGGTCCCCCTCTGC
- a CDS encoding S8 family peptidase → MSVMRHTRRKIAGIGATATLALALGAAGALPAFAASDAPQGVIENAGAEGTVSGSYIVTLNDSAARSTADSGKAVAKRYGARIDRTYSAALNGYSVEVSEAQARELAADPAVKSVVQNRVFTVDTTQPNPPSWGLDRIDQAALPLNQSYTYPDKAGEGVTAYIIDTGVRKTHQDFGGRASDGYDAIDNDNTAQDGHGHGTHVAGTVAGTSYGVAKKAKIVGVRVLDNNGSGTTAQVVAGIDWVTRNAVKPAVANMSLGGGADSALDTAVRNSIASGITYAVAAGNETANASTKSPARVAEAITVGATTNTDAKASYSNFGAVLDLFAPGSSITSTWGTGDTATNTISGTSMASPHVAGAAALYLADNPGSTPAQISAGLVAAATPNVVTSPGTGSPNRLLRVGTGTTPPNPGTRFENLNDYAIADNSTVDSPVTVSGISGNAPATLSVSVDIKHTYIGDLKVDLVAPDGTLYNLHNRTGGSADNIIKSVTVNASSEVANGVWKLRVNDNANIDTGKIDSWALQF, encoded by the coding sequence ATGTCCGTGATGCGTCACACCCGCCGGAAGATCGCCGGCATCGGCGCGACCGCCACCTTGGCCCTCGCGCTCGGCGCCGCCGGCGCCTTACCCGCCTTCGCGGCCTCGGACGCCCCGCAGGGCGTCATCGAGAACGCCGGTGCCGAGGGCACCGTCTCCGGCAGCTACATCGTGACCCTGAACGACTCCGCCGCCCGCTCCACCGCCGACAGCGGGAAGGCCGTCGCCAAGCGGTACGGCGCGAGGATCGACCGGACCTACAGCGCCGCCCTCAACGGCTACTCCGTCGAGGTCTCCGAGGCGCAGGCCAGGGAGCTCGCCGCCGACCCCGCCGTCAAGTCGGTCGTGCAGAACCGGGTGTTCACCGTCGACACCACCCAGCCGAACCCGCCCTCCTGGGGCCTGGACCGGATCGACCAGGCGGCGCTCCCGCTGAACCAGAGCTACACCTACCCGGACAAGGCCGGCGAGGGCGTCACGGCCTACATCATCGACACCGGCGTCCGCAAGACGCACCAGGACTTCGGCGGCCGCGCCTCCGACGGCTACGACGCCATCGACAACGACAACACCGCGCAGGACGGCCACGGCCACGGCACGCACGTGGCCGGCACCGTCGCGGGCACCTCGTACGGCGTGGCCAAGAAGGCCAAGATCGTCGGCGTCCGTGTGCTCGACAACAACGGCTCCGGTACGACCGCCCAGGTCGTCGCCGGCATCGACTGGGTGACCCGGAACGCCGTCAAGCCGGCCGTGGCGAACATGTCGCTCGGCGGCGGCGCGGACTCCGCGCTCGACACCGCCGTACGCAACTCCATAGCCTCCGGCATCACCTACGCCGTCGCGGCGGGCAACGAGACGGCCAACGCCTCCACCAAGTCCCCGGCGCGCGTCGCCGAGGCGATCACGGTCGGCGCCACCACCAACACGGACGCCAAGGCCAGCTACTCCAACTTCGGCGCGGTCCTGGACCTCTTCGCGCCGGGCTCCTCGATCACCTCCACGTGGGGCACGGGCGACACGGCCACCAACACCATCTCGGGCACGTCGATGGCCTCTCCGCACGTCGCGGGCGCGGCCGCCCTCTACCTCGCGGACAACCCGGGCAGCACCCCGGCCCAGATCTCCGCGGGCCTCGTCGCCGCCGCGACCCCGAACGTCGTGACCAGCCCCGGCACCGGCTCCCCGAACCGCCTGCTCCGCGTCGGCACCGGTACCACCCCGCCCAACCCGGGCACCCGCTTCGAGAACCTGAACGACTACGCGATCGCCGACAACTCCACCGTCGACTCGCCGGTCACCGTCAGCGGGATCTCCGGCAACGCCCCGGCCACGCTGAGCGTCTCGGTCGACATCAAGCACACGTACATCGGTGACCTGAAGGTCGACCTGGTCGCCCCCGACGGCACCCTGTACAACCTGCACAACCGCACCGGTGGCAGCGCGGACAACATCATCAAGTCCGTGACGGTCAACGCCTCCTCCGAGGTCGCCAACGGAGTGTGGAAGCTCCGGGTCAACGACAACGCGAACATCGACACCGGCAAGATCGACTCCTGGGCGCTCCAGTTCTGA
- a CDS encoding DUF4190 domain-containing protein: protein MSSQPPHQWPAPPPSPTPPPYGGPYAGPYGPADRQPPALNGFALASLLVGLLCFPPLGIVFAVVALVQIAKKGERGKALAVVGLVVSVVMSAAVVLAVPVVERAADELGERARAARPSGDVAGVLTDAAELRVGHCFNVPGGDLYAAAPLVYRIDCAEIHDAEVTSATSLGGRRFPGAEELRDTAARDCLSAQDAYAMDTWALPAYAESFYFAPTRGSWSDGDRRIVCVIGTAEQDHRGSLRKDAGTLTPDQVAFLRTMNGVDAVLSRAPEGDVDDELPAYRDWAREVDLALGDEARLLDGAKARPELSGPAGVQRERLDVARREWQRAALAKTPDGFLDAWDRAAAALPVEVEKVLRGAYGLSTTVPPWLEEPAGDGPGAPGTPPGPGRSPSVESA, encoded by the coding sequence GTGAGCAGCCAGCCCCCGCACCAGTGGCCCGCACCGCCTCCGTCCCCGACGCCGCCGCCGTACGGAGGCCCGTACGCAGGCCCGTACGGGCCTGCGGACCGGCAGCCGCCCGCGCTCAACGGCTTCGCGCTCGCCTCGCTGCTCGTGGGGCTGCTGTGCTTCCCGCCGCTGGGCATCGTCTTCGCGGTCGTGGCCCTCGTACAGATCGCGAAGAAGGGCGAGCGGGGCAAGGCGCTCGCCGTGGTCGGGCTGGTGGTGTCCGTGGTGATGAGCGCGGCCGTCGTCCTCGCGGTCCCCGTCGTGGAGCGGGCCGCGGACGAGCTCGGCGAACGGGCGCGCGCGGCGCGGCCGTCCGGGGACGTCGCGGGCGTGCTCACGGACGCCGCCGAACTGCGCGTCGGGCACTGCTTCAACGTTCCCGGCGGGGACCTGTACGCCGCCGCGCCGCTGGTGTACCGGATCGACTGCGCCGAGATCCACGACGCGGAGGTCACCTCCGCGACGTCGCTGGGCGGGCGGCGGTTCCCGGGCGCGGAGGAGCTGAGGGACACCGCGGCGCGCGACTGCCTGAGCGCGCAGGACGCGTACGCGATGGACACGTGGGCGCTGCCCGCGTACGCGGAGTCGTTCTACTTCGCCCCCACGCGCGGGAGCTGGAGCGACGGCGACCGGCGGATCGTCTGCGTGATCGGGACGGCGGAGCAGGACCACCGGGGCAGCCTGCGCAAGGACGCCGGCACGCTGACGCCCGACCAGGTGGCCTTCCTGCGGACGATGAACGGGGTCGACGCGGTGCTGAGCCGCGCGCCGGAGGGGGACGTGGACGACGAGCTGCCGGCGTACCGGGACTGGGCGCGGGAGGTGGACCTGGCGCTGGGGGACGAGGCCCGGCTGCTCGACGGGGCGAAGGCGCGGCCGGAGCTGTCCGGGCCGGCGGGCGTGCAGCGGGAGCGGCTGGACGTCGCGCGGCGCGAGTGGCAGCGGGCGGCGCTGGCGAAGACCCCGGACGGGTTCCTGGACGCGTGGGACCGGGCGGCCGCCGCGCTGCCCGTCGAGGTGGAGAAGGTGCTGCGCGGGGCCTACGGGCTGTCCACGACGGTTCCGCCGTGGCTGGAGGAGCCCGCGGGGGACGGACCGGGTGCGCCCGGCACGCCGCCGGGGCCGGGCCGCAGCCCGTCCGTGGAGTCCGCGTGA
- a CDS encoding GntR family transcriptional regulator has protein sequence MTFGEQPAYLRVAGDLRRKIVDGSLPPHARLPSQARIREEYGVSDTVALEARKVLMAEGLVEGRSGSGTYVREQPVPRRVARSGYRTGGVSTPFRQEQAEAGARGTWDSNSEQVEAPADIAERLGIEAGARVMRTRYVYRDAGEAMMLSTSWEPLAVTGRSPVMLPEEGPLGGSGVVDRMAAIDVVVDNVVEEVGARPGLAAESLLLGGVPGHVVLVIGRTYFASGRAVETADVVVPADRYRLAYHLPVR, from the coding sequence GTGACATTCGGCGAGCAGCCGGCCTATCTGCGGGTCGCCGGGGATCTGCGACGGAAGATCGTCGACGGGTCCCTGCCACCGCACGCCCGGCTGCCTTCACAGGCCCGGATCCGCGAGGAGTACGGGGTCTCCGACACCGTGGCCCTGGAGGCGCGCAAGGTCCTCATGGCGGAGGGGCTGGTCGAGGGCCGCTCCGGATCCGGGACGTACGTGCGCGAGCAGCCCGTGCCGCGGCGCGTCGCCCGCTCCGGCTACCGCACGGGCGGGGTGTCGACGCCCTTCCGCCAGGAGCAGGCGGAGGCGGGCGCCCGCGGCACGTGGGACTCCAACAGCGAACAGGTCGAGGCCCCGGCGGACATCGCCGAGCGGCTCGGCATCGAGGCGGGCGCCCGCGTGATGCGCACGCGGTACGTCTACCGCGACGCGGGGGAGGCGATGATGCTGTCGACCTCGTGGGAGCCGCTGGCCGTGACCGGCCGGAGTCCGGTGATGCTTCCGGAGGAGGGGCCGCTGGGCGGGTCCGGTGTGGTGGACCGGATGGCCGCGATCGACGTGGTCGTGGACAACGTGGTGGAGGAGGTCGGCGCGCGGCCGGGCCTGGCGGCGGAGAGCCTGCTCCTCGGCGGGGTGCCGGGGCACGTGGTGCTGGTGATCGGGCGCACGTACTTCGCGTCCGGCCGGGCCGTGGAGACCGCGGACGTCGTGGTCCCGGCGGACCGCTACCGCCTGGCCTACCACCTGCCGGTGCGGTAG
- a CDS encoding RNA-guided endonuclease TnpB family protein, with protein MKIVVQVKLMPTPEVASALECTLRTANEAANWLSAQAYERGETSRRALQGFAYHDLKARGLSAQPALHVLRKVADAYTTLRANIRAGNLGKPGSKRRAKAESKPIVFREDAAQPYDDRCLSWQVDEQIVSIWTTTGRLRGVQFVCSEQARKLLVEHRKGESDLVHRDGMWFLIATCEVPEAEPIEPTDFLGVDLGIVNIATTSDGKIHAGHRLNRYRKCQLALRAKLQKKGTKSAKRVLKRQSRKEQRKATEANHIISKNIVTEAERTGRGIGMEDLAGIRQRVRLRKPQRVALHSWAFAQLGQFVEYKARRAGVPVLFVDPAYTSRMCAECGHTDKLNRVSQGRFACRSCGFVDHADRNASRNIRARAWDLWRSGAESHAPAPA; from the coding sequence GTGAAGATCGTCGTGCAGGTGAAGCTCATGCCTACGCCCGAGGTGGCGTCGGCACTTGAGTGCACCCTGCGCACGGCGAACGAGGCGGCGAACTGGCTCTCCGCGCAGGCATACGAGCGGGGCGAGACCTCGCGTAGGGCGTTGCAGGGCTTCGCCTATCACGATCTGAAGGCCCGGGGCTTGTCGGCGCAGCCCGCGCTGCATGTGCTGCGGAAGGTTGCCGACGCCTACACCACCCTGCGCGCGAACATCCGTGCCGGGAACCTGGGCAAGCCCGGATCCAAGCGTCGGGCCAAGGCCGAGTCGAAGCCGATCGTCTTCCGGGAGGATGCGGCGCAGCCGTACGACGACCGTTGCCTGTCTTGGCAGGTGGACGAGCAGATCGTCTCCATCTGGACGACCACCGGTCGCCTGCGCGGGGTGCAGTTCGTCTGCTCCGAGCAGGCCCGCAAGCTGCTGGTCGAACACCGCAAGGGCGAATCGGACCTGGTACACCGTGACGGAATGTGGTTCCTGATCGCCACGTGCGAGGTTCCCGAGGCCGAGCCCATCGAGCCGACCGATTTCCTCGGCGTGGACCTGGGCATCGTCAACATCGCCACCACCTCGGACGGGAAGATCCACGCCGGACACAGGCTGAACCGATACCGCAAGTGTCAGCTTGCCCTGCGGGCCAAGCTCCAGAAGAAGGGCACGAAGTCCGCCAAGCGCGTACTCAAGCGGCAGTCCCGCAAGGAGCAGCGCAAGGCGACCGAGGCCAACCACATCATCTCGAAAAACATCGTGACCGAGGCTGAACGCACCGGACGCGGGATCGGCATGGAAGACCTTGCCGGTATCCGCCAGCGGGTACGGCTTCGCAAGCCCCAACGGGTCGCGCTGCACTCCTGGGCCTTCGCCCAGCTCGGCCAGTTCGTGGAATACAAGGCGCGTCGTGCCGGTGTCCCCGTGCTGTTCGTCGACCCCGCCTACACCTCCCGCATGTGCGCGGAGTGCGGGCACACAGACAAGCTGAACCGTGTCTCTCAGGGACGGTTCGCGTGCCGGTCGTGCGGATTCGTTGATCACGCAGACCGCAATGCCTCCCGCAACATCCGCGCACGTGCGTGGGATTTGTGGCGAAGCGGGGCGGAGTCACACGCCCCTGCGCCCGCTTAG
- a CDS encoding SPOR domain-containing protein, which translates to MNDSGALLPWLVIRQDDNGNRYRVGRYSTRAEAQKVADSLEDRGHKQLYWIERLVQGSTAGRTATTN; encoded by the coding sequence ATGAACGACAGCGGTGCCCTGCTCCCGTGGCTGGTCATACGGCAGGACGACAACGGCAACCGCTACCGGGTGGGCCGGTACTCCACCCGGGCCGAGGCCCAGAAGGTCGCCGACAGCCTCGAGGACAGAGGGCACAAGCAGCTCTACTGGATCGAGCGGCTCGTCCAGGGCAGCACCGCCGGCCGGACCGCCACGACGAACTGA
- a CDS encoding (deoxy)nucleoside triphosphate pyrophosphohydrolase encodes MTVRVVVGGALCHEGRLLAARRSAPPELAGRWELPGGKTEPGESVPEALVRELREELGVETEALERIPGEWPLKPGLVLHVWTARLLSGDPVALEDHDELRWLAPGELDSVDWLDQDRPAVAEAGRRLAAEAGSRADPDAGAGSPADPDAGARAAGAAGVARGGA; translated from the coding sequence ATGACTGTACGAGTGGTCGTGGGCGGAGCCCTTTGTCATGAGGGCCGCCTGCTGGCGGCCCGCCGCAGCGCGCCCCCGGAGCTCGCCGGCCGCTGGGAGCTGCCGGGCGGCAAGACCGAGCCCGGCGAGTCGGTGCCCGAGGCGCTCGTACGGGAACTGCGCGAGGAACTCGGAGTCGAGACCGAGGCGCTGGAGCGGATCCCGGGGGAGTGGCCGCTGAAGCCCGGCCTCGTCCTGCACGTGTGGACGGCCCGGCTGCTCTCCGGCGACCCGGTCGCGCTGGAGGACCACGACGAGCTGCGCTGGCTCGCGCCCGGCGAGCTGGACTCGGTGGACTGGCTCGACCAGGACCGGCCGGCGGTCGCCGAGGCCGGCCGCAGACTGGCGGCGGAGGCCGGGTCGCGAGCGGACCCGGACGCCGGGGCGGGGTCTCCAGCGGACCCGGACGCCGGGGCGCGGGCCGCCGGCGCCGCGGGGGTGGCTCGCGGGGGCGCGTGA
- a CDS encoding ATP-binding protein, which yields MIGVIDTDGECAEWAFPAEPGAVRTARHAVRGTLRDWGLDSVGDVTVLLVSELVTNSLRYASGPIGVRLVRRNPAAAGVPAGPALLVEVSDPLPDPPRERIAKPDDEGGRGLHLVAVSAQRWGTRHGKSGKTVWFELALPGE from the coding sequence GTGATCGGCGTGATCGACACAGACGGTGAATGCGCCGAGTGGGCCTTCCCCGCCGAACCGGGTGCCGTCCGCACCGCGCGCCACGCGGTGCGCGGCACCCTTCGCGACTGGGGTCTGGACTCCGTCGGCGATGTCACCGTCCTGCTGGTCAGCGAGCTGGTCACCAATTCCCTGCGCTACGCCTCCGGCCCCATCGGGGTGCGCCTGGTACGGCGCAATCCGGCCGCCGCGGGGGTGCCCGCGGGTCCGGCACTTCTCGTGGAGGTTTCGGATCCGCTTCCGGATCCGCCCCGCGAACGGATCGCCAAGCCCGATGACGAGGGGGGTCGCGGGCTGCATCTGGTGGCGGTCTCGGCACAGCGCTGGGGGACCCGGCACGGGAAGTCGGGCAAGACCGTGTGGTTCGAGTTGGCTCTTCCTGGTGAGTAA
- a CDS encoding SpoIIE family protein phosphatase, translating into MSREVVPGETWHDSLWHSSPPGSIYDYIKVASFSIGPDGLIDQWSLRAEELFGLTPAQAVGQDPVDAFMPPELRADGHRRVAGILDGKEWTGLIPFRIPGGDGRHGVAEIYVMPTRTESDERAALCVVVDVRALRRIESDLAASQAIFGQSPFGFLLFGTDLTVQRANRRFATVFGGAAEEHRGRTVHDYLPPHEADRMAEALRRVLETGDSVTDLQITGAAPGSREHRHWSINLYRVHGGTGRPIGVAGLGTDVTRRHLAAREAAGVRRNLALLNEAGHRIGNSLDLETTARELLDVTVPGFCDLAAVDLYQGLLLGDDDRPARPQGPGVPSLPGPGRAPSAPLRRVAFASAVSDAPLSGPGALVSVGEIHRYPAGSPGALALRTARPRLVEGGGPESGDLVQSTLVVPLVAHDTVVGLAQFSRTKGSEPFGERDRAVAVELAARAAVCIDNARLYRREHERALMLQRSLLPPGDPEAAGLDIACRYLPGNAATEVGGDWFDVIELPGHRTALVVGDVMGRGLRAAVAMGELRTAVRTLALLDLEPAEVLTALDEVARGLGAPGGSQQASRAALHSRDADRSEVYLATCVYAVYDPVTRRCTIANAGHMPPVLVEPVEEGGEPRPGLLLEIPPGMPLGVGGEPFEEVEVELPEGALLALYTDGLVESRDHPLEEGLRGLRDALADPARPLEEVCDHVLNTLDTRHGEDDIALLMARVQGLPVDAVGDWQLPREARSVGRARELARAKLPAWGLEGLLDTTELLVSELVTNALRYGEGEIRLRLLLDRTLVCEVWDANLAQPRRRRARDTDEGGRGLQLVGLLSAGWGTRRTHRGKTVWFELPLPGAVAESVTELSAEQLLSMYG; encoded by the coding sequence GTGTCCCGTGAGGTTGTGCCCGGGGAGACCTGGCACGACTCCCTGTGGCACAGCAGCCCGCCTGGCTCGATATATGACTACATAAAGGTCGCCTCGTTCTCGATCGGGCCCGATGGCCTGATCGACCAGTGGAGTCTGCGCGCGGAGGAGCTCTTCGGGCTGACCCCGGCGCAGGCCGTCGGCCAGGACCCGGTCGACGCCTTCATGCCGCCCGAGCTCCGCGCCGACGGGCACCGCCGGGTCGCCGGAATTCTCGATGGCAAGGAATGGACGGGTCTGATCCCCTTCCGGATCCCCGGCGGCGACGGCAGGCACGGCGTGGCCGAGATCTACGTGATGCCCACCCGGACCGAATCCGACGAGCGGGCCGCGCTCTGCGTGGTGGTCGACGTACGGGCGCTGCGCCGGATCGAATCCGATCTGGCCGCCTCACAGGCGATATTCGGCCAATCTCCTTTCGGTTTCCTGCTCTTCGGTACGGACCTCACCGTGCAGCGCGCCAACCGCCGCTTCGCGACCGTCTTCGGCGGTGCCGCCGAGGAGCACCGCGGCCGCACCGTCCACGACTACCTGCCCCCGCACGAGGCCGACCGGATGGCCGAGGCCCTGCGCAGGGTCCTGGAGACCGGCGACTCCGTCACCGACCTCCAGATCACCGGCGCGGCCCCCGGCAGCCGCGAGCACCGCCACTGGTCCATCAACCTCTACCGCGTCCACGGCGGCACCGGCCGCCCCATCGGCGTCGCCGGCCTCGGCACCGACGTCACCCGCCGCCACCTCGCCGCCCGCGAGGCCGCCGGGGTCCGGCGCAACCTGGCCCTCCTGAACGAGGCCGGACACCGCATCGGCAACTCCCTCGACCTGGAGACCACCGCCCGCGAGCTCCTCGACGTCACCGTCCCCGGCTTCTGCGACCTGGCCGCCGTCGACCTCTACCAGGGGCTGCTGCTCGGCGACGACGACCGCCCCGCCCGCCCGCAGGGGCCCGGCGTACCCAGCCTGCCCGGTCCCGGCCGGGCGCCCTCGGCGCCGCTGCGGCGGGTCGCCTTCGCCTCGGCGGTCTCCGACGCGCCGCTGTCGGGTCCGGGCGCGCTGGTCTCCGTAGGGGAGATCCACCGCTACCCGGCCGGGTCGCCCGGCGCGCTCGCGCTGCGGACGGCGCGGCCGCGGCTGGTCGAGGGCGGCGGACCGGAATCGGGGGACCTCGTCCAGTCCACGCTCGTCGTGCCGCTCGTCGCGCACGACACGGTGGTCGGGCTCGCCCAGTTCTCCCGCACCAAGGGCAGCGAGCCCTTCGGCGAACGCGACCGGGCGGTCGCCGTCGAGCTCGCCGCACGGGCCGCCGTCTGCATCGACAACGCGCGGCTCTACCGCCGCGAGCACGAGCGCGCGCTCATGCTGCAGCGAAGCCTGCTGCCCCCCGGCGACCCGGAGGCGGCCGGACTCGACATCGCCTGCCGCTACCTGCCCGGAAACGCGGCCACCGAGGTCGGCGGCGACTGGTTCGACGTCATCGAGCTGCCCGGGCACCGCACCGCGCTGGTCGTCGGCGACGTCATGGGCCGCGGGCTGCGGGCGGCCGTCGCGATGGGTGAACTGCGCACCGCGGTCCGCACGCTCGCGCTGCTCGACCTGGAACCGGCGGAGGTGCTGACCGCGCTGGACGAGGTCGCGCGCGGGCTCGGCGCGCCCGGCGGCTCCCAGCAGGCGTCCCGGGCGGCACTGCACTCGCGCGACGCCGACCGCTCGGAGGTCTACCTCGCGACGTGCGTCTACGCCGTCTACGACCCGGTGACGCGGCGCTGCACGATCGCCAACGCGGGCCACATGCCGCCCGTGCTGGTGGAACCGGTGGAGGAGGGCGGCGAGCCGCGGCCCGGCCTGCTGCTGGAGATCCCGCCGGGCATGCCGCTGGGCGTGGGCGGGGAGCCGTTCGAGGAGGTCGAGGTCGAACTGCCCGAGGGCGCGCTGCTCGCGCTGTACACGGACGGCCTGGTCGAATCGCGCGACCACCCGCTCGAGGAGGGCCTGCGGGGCCTGCGGGACGCGCTGGCCGACCCCGCGCGACCGCTGGAGGAGGTCTGCGACCACGTCCTCAACACCCTGGACACCCGGCACGGGGAGGACGACATCGCGCTGCTGATGGCCCGCGTCCAGGGCCTGCCGGTGGACGCGGTCGGGGACTGGCAGCTGCCGCGCGAGGCGCGCTCGGTGGGCCGGGCCCGCGAACTTGCCCGGGCCAAGCTGCCGGCGTGGGGCCTGGAAGGCCTGCTCGACACCACGGAACTGCTGGTGAGCGAGCTCGTCACGAACGCCCTGCGGTACGGCGAGGGTGAGATCCGCCTGCGCCTCCTGCTGGACCGGACCCTCGTGTGCGAGGTCTGGGACGCGAACCTGGCCCAGCCCCGGCGGCGCCGGGCGCGCGACACGGACGAGGGCGGCCGCGGCCTCCAGCTGGTGGGCCTGCTCTCGGCGGGCTGGGGCACCCGCCGCACCCACCGGGGCAAGACGGTCTGGTTCGAACTCCCGCTCCCGGGCGCGGTGGCGGAGTCCGTGACGGAGCTCTCGGCGGAGCAGCTGCTGAGCATGTACGGGTGA
- a CDS encoding PspA/IM30 family protein, with translation MSKQTILGRVTQLAKANINSLLDQAEDPQKLLDQLIRDYTNNISEAEQAVATTIGNLRMLEADHTEDVEAAAEWGGKALAASKKADELRMSGAAADADKFDNLAKVALGRQMQSEKEAKTAEPTIAAQTEVVDKLKSGLDSMRTKLTELAAKRDELVSRAKTAQAQNTMMDAVKNIDVLDPTSDLNRFEEKVRREEAMALGKQELAASSLDAQFESLDDLGKTSEIEARLAALKTGSLNKPY, from the coding sequence ATGAGCAAGCAGACCATCCTCGGCCGCGTCACCCAGCTCGCCAAGGCCAACATCAACTCCCTGCTGGACCAGGCGGAGGACCCGCAGAAGCTGCTCGACCAGCTGATCCGCGACTACACGAACAACATCTCCGAGGCGGAGCAGGCCGTCGCCACCACCATCGGCAACCTGCGGATGCTGGAGGCGGACCACACGGAGGACGTGGAGGCGGCCGCGGAGTGGGGCGGCAAGGCCCTGGCGGCGAGCAAGAAGGCCGACGAGCTGCGGATGTCCGGGGCGGCCGCGGACGCGGACAAGTTCGACAACCTCGCGAAGGTCGCCCTCGGCCGCCAGATGCAGTCGGAGAAGGAGGCGAAGACGGCCGAGCCGACGATCGCCGCCCAGACCGAGGTGGTCGACAAGCTGAAGTCCGGCCTGGACTCGATGAGGACCAAGCTGACGGAACTGGCGGCGAAGCGCGACGAACTGGTGTCGCGGGCCAAGACCGCACAGGCCCAGAACACGATGATGGACGCGGTCAAGAACATCGACGTGCTGGACCCGACGAGCGACCTCAACCGCTTCGAGGAGAAGGTCCGCCGCGAGGAGGCCATGGCCCTGGGCAAGCAGGAGCTGGCCGCCTCCTCGCTGGACGCCCAGTTCGAGTCCCTGGACGACCTCGGCAAGACCTCGGAGATCGAAGCCCGGCTGGCCGCCCTGAAGACCGGCAGCCTGAACAAGCCCTACTAG